The nucleotide sequence tacgcctgtgttggtgttgaagcctgctcacgtgaggtctgtttcagccactgtttgaagccattcgcaggctactggctccgccgccaaagacggcggtggaagcaacactAGGGTTAATATTATAAAATAGGCTGCTAAATTAGCAGAATTCCTTTTTAATCTCTTAGATGCCTATATTTAAGCAGGCATCTAAGTTATTAAATACCTCTATCCCTTATAATACCTTATAATTAAatttaataatagtaatattcttaaccttAAAATAGCTTCTAATATAGCTTTTATAGATAACCTAATTTCCTAAAGGTTATTATAGGGCTTAATTATTTAGCTCTTTAATAGACTAATtagctagactataataAAGCAGGAAATAGTAATAACTTTATCTATAAAGGTAGAATTACTTACTTTTACTTATACTATTAAAGAGGTTATTTTAAGTTAATATCTTTTCTAATAGGTTTATCTTTATCTTAAAGGGAAGCTCTTAATTTAGTGTAATAACCTTTAGACTATTAGACTTATTAATAGTTAAATCCCTTAATTAAAAATAGCTCTTTATTATATTAATATTTACAGTAGCTAGATTTATTAGTTATTTTAAAAAGGGAAATTTAATATTTCCTATATTCTAATAGCAGATAATATAGCTAATAGATTAACTAAAATACTATTAGGTTAGAAATTTAATGCTTTTATTAGTAAATTAGGACTTATTAATATCTTTAGTATTATTaaaagggaagaaaagaaagaattAGTTAACTAGGATATAGCTTAAATTAAAGACCTTTAATCTAAGCTAGAGAGGTATATTAATAAGAAAAGGTTTAATATTACTTGCTTGTTCTAACCTTCCTTCTAAGGGACCTTTCTTTCCAACAGAAATAAGGTTTAATATTTAATGCTTTTATTAAACCTTCCTTCCTTTAGCTTTCCCTTCTAATATCAGAAAAGTCCCTTAAATTAGTCTATAAAAGGAGGTtattttccccttctttctATTAGTTAGTCAGACAGACAAGCAGATAGTCAGTCAGATAGTCCAATTCAATCAGTTATTTCCTTTAATCCCTTAATTCCATAGCTATTCCTTGCGATACCTATAGTCCTGCGCGGCGACTGTCGGCGCGGCGGAATTGGCATCGCATGCTCCCGAGGACTTTTGGAATGGAGCTGACACTACGTAAGTAGGTTCAGCAAGCACCCATACTGTAGCGTAGTCACTTTGTGTAGATGGAAGCCGAGGATGGCCTGGAATATGGTAACACTCCGAGCTCTTACATGCGGCTCAGAATGCCTATTGGCGGCACTGTGTGGGGCCGTCGTGGCGTTTTAAGGTTACGGCCCGATCATTTCCGAACGACCCGGCAACGGCCACACTCAATTTACAAGTCTTTCCTTGATTCAACAATTGTTCATTCTCTTATTGCCAATTTACTACATGTCGTCGATTGCGAGGCCCTGTCTCCGGATAGTAGTCGTGGGCGCTGGCCCTGCGGGCCTCTGTGCCGCCACAGCGCTCCGGCAAGATGGGCATATTGTCACCGTCATTGAGAGGCAAAGGGCTCTCCAACATCGCGGGAACGCACTTGTAATACAGCCAGCGGCTGTCAAAGCGCTGAGAAACATCAAGGGAGCGCACGATGCACTCAATCGGGTTAGCGTCGCAAACGAAGagctgtggtggtggtcatACAAAGACAGCGAGCCCTTCGCGATCACAAGGTCTGTGGAGAAGAGGTTTGACACTGATCGCCCGTCTGTGCAGAGGGTCATGCATAGTCTTGCGATGGAGTGCAGCGTTGAAGTTCTTTTTGGCAGAAATGCCGTGTCAATCACTGATCATCCGACTCAGCCTGTGATCACAACCAGCGATGGTGACTGCCTCTCAGCTGATTTGATTATAGGCGCAGATGGTGAGCTAGACCTAAAATCGTTGCATTATTATAACTAAAAAGGAAGAGGAATCAAATCGGCAATACGAAAGCAGATATTTCCAGGCGTTGATGTTGATCCTACCACCACCAGAGAAGCCATCTTCCTCTCGTCGCTGCCGGGCTCCGTCATCCGGGGAAACAAACAGCTTGCTAATCGCTTCGCTCCTGGAATAACTCACGGAACAATGGGTCCTGGTCGATTCACACTGAGCCGGTGGCTGAACGACGATAGCTTTGGCGTACAGTTTGTCGACGTGGACCACGGCAAGCCGTCCGCTGTCGACAGCAACTGGAATACGCCCGCCGACTTGGAAGAACTGCGTCGCCTGTTTTCCGATTTCAACCCGCTCACGCGACTGCTCTTAGACAATATCCAAACCGCCGAACGGTGGCAGATTGCGACGGGCGCGAAGCTGGAGACTTGGCGCAGCAGGACTGGGCGCATCGTCTTACTTGGGGACGCGGCGCACGCTATGATTCCACATGCGGCGCAAGGCCTGAGCCAGGGCATCGAAGATGGCGTTAGCCTTGCTCGTATGCTTCGAAACACCAAGCTCTGTGGTATATCACGAGCAATCGATGCTTGGGTAAATCTGCGCAAGCCTCGCGCCGAGCTGTTCGCGCAACGGTCGTTAAATAACGCCGTGTTGCGCAGCCTTCCCGATGGTCCCAAACAAGAGCTCCGTGACCAGAAGATTAAGCAACTTACTAAGCAGGTCAGTCAGGATACTGCAaatgtggtgatggacatgCATGCAGAGCAAAACAGTCCTCCGTTTCAAAAATGGATGAAAGAATATGACGTCGTAGAAGAGGTAAGCCATGACATTATTATTAATGTAGTATGTGCTAACACAAATTAGGCTAGGAGGATAATTTCGGCAATATAGTAAGATATTCCATGAATTTAGCGAGACTATATCTACCATCGTTTCCTCCTCTCCTAAAGTAAGCTGCCGCAAGTGACTGTGGTGCCTGGTCAAGCCTTGCATAAATGTACGCAAACTGGTCTGCGGGGCCACCAAGAGCAGGTCCGTCGACTTGGAGCTGACTTTCTGTTGCTAGAGATGCTTCCACCAGTGCACGAATCGGAGTGTCACGTCCGTGTAAAGGAAAGTGTAATACCAAGCGATATAGGTGTTACAAGGAAAATAGAGAGTGTACAGTTTATTGCCATAGGGATAATTATAACCGCGGAAATGAATCAGGGTTGGCAATAAGGGCTAAATTAGAGTTAGCTAAGCgaccaaaaaggaagagggCAAGGGCAGATACAGTAGGGAACAGGAATTAGATCATAGTGGGCACCCCGTATTCGCGACTGGCTCAGTCCAGTCACGGATGTGGATATTCGTCACTGGCCCGGAACATAACTATATCTATTGCTATCTAGGAACTATGTCCCAGAACCAAGCTATATGGCAGGCACGTCACTCGTCAGTCCGAAGGGCCATGCAACGAGTGTCAATCTAggcaatccatccatctaaCTGTTTCATCTCTCAATGTGAGTCGGGCCATCCTGCCTAGAAAGTCACTTCTGATTACAATACCGGTCGAATGAAGAGACAAAGCTCTGTTTGGCAATTAACTAGAAGGAGATTATTGCTTACCCATCTTCGTCTAAAACTATGCGTATAGCGTCTTCAATATACAGCTTCCACCTCGCATCTAATAAATCCACAATTGTAGTCATGAGTTTGGCGGCCCGTCCTGCAAAATACCACCGTTGCTGCATCTCCTTCAATATGATGCAGTAGTACGCCAGTAGAATCAATGCGCCGGGATGCCTTTCATACAACAAGTCGATATAGCCATCATCGACTGTGACGGGCCACATGCCGAGAATAGTCCATGTGCTCACGCCAGAATCCATGCCGATCTTGTCCATGAATGCAAAtgacttggccagctggACAGCAGACGCATGGTACACTGAAACGCTTTCTTCTGACCAAGACGAGTCATCGGGGACGAGAGCGATAAAATGCCCCAGATATGGTAGCTCACTGCCACCCACATCCACGGCCACTTCCCACGCCATTGCGAGAACGCTGGCTGGCCCGTTTTGAACTTTGTCCCATACATCACGCAGCATGTAACAGCCCACACGTATAAAGTGCAGCCACTGGGGAATAATTAATGTCTGTTTCCCCTTCCCGTCAGAGTAGTCGTTTATCAGGAGCAAGGAATTATGTGAACTTTCCCCATCAGTGGCAAAAGAGTACACGACGAGAAAATAGGCAAATGCTAAGATTGCATCGCAATTCTGTTCCGTCGGACTACCGATGGCTTCTCTGAATGATGGAATTGCCATCTCCTGGTGGACACAGGCTCGGATTGCGTACTGTCTCTGGTCTGAGTCCAAGTAGGCCATGTGAAGAGCAGCGCACGCCAGTATGCCATGCAGAAGGAACTCGTTCTTATATGCCAGTTGAGGGACAAGTTGCAGCCAGATACTCTCTGTTTGCTTATTTGTGACAAAGCTTTTGTGTGCCGAGTCAAAATAGTGTTGAAGGAGTATTTGATCAGTGCGGTCCAGGTTGTGCTTTGTCTGGAGCTGCTGTTGTAACAGAGGTGTTATAACTGTCGGGCCAGGAACTCGCGGCCGATGACTGTTGGTGAAATACTGGAGCAATTTACCCCGAAAGAATGTCTGCAGTTGGACTGGTTCCATATTGTGATCGGGGTCACATCTTCTCCCATGCTCTGAGGACCAGTGCATCTGCATCCTCTTGGTTGAAACACACATGTATTCGCAAGTGGAATATGTGCAGCGCCATCCGGGTTCAACTAGCAGATGGGGAACCGGAAACTCATTGCCAGCTGGTGGAGTCACATCCTGCGGGCGTTTGAGCTTCAGCGTCTTTGCGTATACAGTGAACGGGTCGCGTTTCCGACGGTAGATGTGATGAATGTCCTTGAGATGACGTGGAATTGCCGATGGCTGGATTGCATACTGACAGGGGACGCAGATTAACACCTGGTGCTGGGCTGCGTAATAGAACAGTTCGCTGGGATGAGTCGCCCTATTTTTCTTATCGTCGGCACTCATTTTGCACCAAGACGACTAGCGAGCATAGCGGTGCCTGCCTTTGTGATCTTGAAGTCATATTGGGGGGCGTTTTGACAGTTGAGCcgggatggatggatggatacGGATGGGAGGCACCAACATGATACTAGCAGAGTCCACTCCGCCGAAGAGCTAACCAGAACGGGACCGTCGATTTCGGTCAAATCAGCATGTGAGTTCGCAGCCTTTGATGCTATTGCAGCAAGCCCATTCCCAAAATGGATCGCGTTGTGTTTGAGCATCCCCGTTGAGCTCGGTGATCTGTGTGTCATTTCCATTCCGACGGGGTCACGATATATCCTATCTCCATCATCTAAATCCGTGTTCATCTTGGTTATGGTGCGTAATGCGACGTGCGGCGTGTTCTACAAATTGTATATAAAGCCTTCAACAAGTCCGTCTGTCAGCGGAGCCAGTACGCCCAGCGTAGATTCATCATAGCGTACGACATGGCGCCTCAATTTCATCAAACCATCTTAATCACGGGTGCCACTTCTGGCCTTGGATATCAGTGTGCGTTGGCTGTTGCTCGCCAATGTCCAGAACGTCAAGTCATCATTGCAGCGCGTTCAGATCCGAACGCATGTGCCGCGTCCATCAACCGTCAGTTAGGCCAAAGCAACGCTGCGTTCCGGCCACTTGATCTGTCAAGCCTAGCCAACATTCGTCAGTTTTCTTCAGAATGGGACAGTAGTTCGTTTCCTCCTATCCAGGCTCTGGTCATGAATGCGGCACTGCAGTTTCCTGGCGACGTCGAATACACCGTCGATGGATTCGAAAAGACCTTTGGGATAAGTCACATCGGTCACGCCCTTCTATTCCATCTGTTGCGACCTCATTTAGTAGACACGGCTAGGATTGTCATCGTATCCAGCGGCACACATGACCCAGCTCAAACAACTGGTATGCCAGCTGCTGTATACAACTCTGCTGAGGAACTCGCGCATCCGACTCCCGAGACATCCAAGAACAAGGGTCGGCAACGGTATACTAGTAccaagttggcaaatgtTCTCTACTGCTACGCTCTACATGAGCGTTTCATGGCGATTACGAGGGAGAGCGACAAGAAGATACGTTGGGCGGTTTCTGCTTTTGACCCAGGATTAATGCCAGGAACGGGATTGGCCAGAGAAGCTACGGCTATGAGCAGGTTCTTCTGGCTACACGTGCTGCCTGTTATCTTACCAGTCCTGAGGCTGTTTCTCACGCCGAACATTCACAGTCCGAAAGACTCTGGGGAGACATTGGCGCGTTTGGCAGTCGGTGAGGACGTTGAGGGGCTGAGTGGTGTTTATTACGAAGGTGAAAGGCAAATCAAATCCAGTGCGGCAAGTTACGAGAAGAGTAGTCAGGAAGACTTGTGGCTATGGACGGCAAAGACGCTTGGTAGA is from Pochonia chlamydosporia 170 chromosome Unknown PCv3seq00027, whole genome shotgun sequence and encodes:
- a CDS encoding fungal specific transcription factor domain-containing protein, which codes for MSADDKKNRATHPSELFYYAAQHQVLICVPCQYAIQPSAIPRHLKDIHHIYRRKRDPFTVYAKTLKLKRPQDVTPPAGNEFPVPHLLVEPGWRCTYSTCEYMCVSTKRMQMHWSSEHGRRCDPDHNMEPVQLQTFFRGKLLQYFTNSHRPRVPGPTVITPLLQQQLQTKHNLDRTDQILLQHYFDSAHKSFVTNKQTESIWLQLVPQLAYKNEFLLHGILACAALHMAYLDSDQRQYAIRACVHQEMAIPSFREAIGSPTEQNCDAILAFAYFLVVYSFATDGESSHNSLLLINDYSDGKGKQTLIIPQWLHFIRVGCYMLRDVWDKVQNGPASVLAMAWEVAVDVGGSELPYLGHFIALVPDDSSWSEESVSVYHASAVQLAKSFAFMDKIGMDSGVSTWTILGMWPVTVDDGYIDLLYERHPGALILLAYYCIILKEMQQRWYFAGRAAKLMTTIVDLLDARWKLYIEDAIRIVLDEDG
- a CDS encoding FAD dependent oxidoreductase domain-containing protein (similar to Beauveria bassiana ARSEF 2860 XP_008600494.1), with the translated sequence MSSIARPCLRIVVVGAGPAGLCAATALRQDGHIVTVIERQRALQHRGNALVIQPAAVKALRNIKGAHDALNRVSVANEELWWWSYKDSEPFAITRSVEKRFDTDRPSVQRVMHSLAMECSVEVLFGRNAVSITDHPTQPVITTSDGDCLSADLIIGADGIKSAIRKQIFPGVDVDPTTTREAIFLSSLPGSVIRGNKQLANRFAPGITHGTMGPGRFTLSRWLNDDSFGVQFVDVDHGKPSAVDSNWNTPADLEELRRLFSDFNPLTRLLLDNIQTAERWQIATGAKLETWRSRTGRIVLLGDAAHAMIPHAAQGLSQGIEDGVSLARMLRNTKLCGISRAIDAWVNLRKPRAELFAQRSLNNAVLRSLPDGPKQELRDQKIKQLTKQVSQDTANVVMDMHAEQNSPPFQKWMKEYDVVEEEDNFGNIVRYSMNLARLYLPSFPPLLK
- a CDS encoding short-chain dehydrogenase (similar to Talaromyces marneffei ATCC 18224 XP_002149745.1), whose product is MAPQFHQTILITGATSGLGYQCALAVARQCPERQVIIAARSDPNACAASINRQLGQSNAAFRPLDLSSLANIRQFSSEWDSSSFPPIQALVMNAALQFPGDVEYTVDGFEKTFGISHIGHALLFHLLRPHLVDTARIVIVSSGTHDPAQTTGMPAAVYNSAEELAHPTPETSKNKGRQRYTSTKLANVLYCYALHERFMAITRESDKKIRWAVSAFDPGLMPGTGLAREATAMSRFFWLHVLPVILPVLRLFLTPNIHSPKDSGETLARLAVGEDVEGLSGVYYEGERQIKSSAASYEKSSQEDLWLWTAKTLGRDEAERSRFALQDLLQART